From the genome of Pogona vitticeps strain Pit_001003342236 chromosome 10, PviZW2.1, whole genome shotgun sequence, one region includes:
- the CHD9 gene encoding chromodomain-helicase-DNA-binding protein 9 isoform X5 — MPKMSSVKRPRGRPPSTKKADGSGTYAKLQNTQVKFVSEKKQKKKVESESKQEKANRIISEAIAKAKERGERNIPRVMSPENFPSVSSEGREEKKGRKIKSKPKDKESKKPKTGSSSKTKERAKIGKLIITLGKKQKRKNESSDEMSDTKQTTQQPFKNETSQKRRSNRQIKRKKYAEEGEGKQSEEEAKVSVKIKKNPAPLPAEQPLQLFVENPSEEDAAIVDKILSSRIIKKEIPGGVTMEVEEFFVKYKNYSYLHCEWATEQQLLKDKRIQQKIKRFKLRQAQRAHFFADMEEEPFNPDYIEVDRVLEVSFCEDKDTGEPVTYYLVKWCSLPYEDSTWELKEDVDQGKIEEFEQLQALRPDSRRLDRPPPNSWKKIELSREYKNGNQLREYQLEGLNWLLFNWYNRQNCILADEMGLGKTIQSITFLFEILLTGIRGPFLIIAPLSTIANWEREFRTWTDLNVVVYHGSMISRQMIQQYEMYFRDSQGRIIRGTYKFQAIITTFEMILGGCPELNAIEWRCVIIDEAHRLKNKNCKLLEGLKLMNLEHKVLLTGTPLQNTVEELFSLLHFLEPLRFPAESTFMQEFGDLKTEEQVQKLQAILKPMMLRRLKEDVEKKLAPKEETIIEVELTNIQKKYYRAILEKNFAFLSKGAGQANVPNLVNTMMELRKCCNHPYLIKGAEEKILGEFRETYSPSAPDFHLQAMIQSAGKLVLIDKLLPKMKAGGHKVLIFSQMVRCLDILEDYLIHKRYLYERIDGRVRGNLRQAAIDRFSKPDSDRFVFLLCTRAGGLGINLTAADTCIIFDSDWNPQNDLQAQARCHRIGQNKAVKVYRLITRNSYEREMFDRASLKLGLDKAVLQSMSGRENSVGGIQQLSKKEIEDLLRRGAYGAIMDEEDEGSKFCEEDIDQILQRRTKTITIESEGRGSTFAKASFVASGNRTDISLDDPNFWQKWAKKAEIDIDTISGRNSLVIDTPRIRKQTRPFSATKDELAELSDIESEGDDKPKLRRPYDRANGYGRTECFRVEKNLLVYGWGRWREILSHGRFKRQLNEQDVEIICRALLAYCLVHYRGDEKIKSFIWDLITPTEDGQTRELQNHLGLSAPVPRGRKGKKVKTQASTFDIHKAEWLRKYNPEHLLQDDGYKKHIKHHCNKVLLRVRMLYYLKQEVIGNECQKVFDGIDASEIDLWVPEPDHSEVPAEWWDTEADKSLLIGVFKHGYEKYNTIRADAALCFLERVGKPDDKAVAAEQRANDYIDGDVEDPEYKPTPAMFKDDMEDDVSSPGDLIIADGDGHMTEGDKLYWPTQSALTTRLRRLITAYQRTSKNRQTQQIQPAFPVQTCVMQTPYEEAALNPKMAAKIERQQRWTRREEADFYRVVSTFGVVFDPDRAQFDWTKFRAMARLHKKTDESLEKYFYAFMAMCRRVCRLPSKDELVDPNIFIQPITEERASRTLYRIELLRKVREQAVRHPQVFERLKLCQPNPDLPLWWECGTHDWDLLIGAAKHGVSRTDYHILRDPELSFMSAQRNYSHNKVALSRAPTPLLHQYQMALSAPPLTPQTRLIDIKGSTLEDTKLKNENHKEEAHSSGEESMSTEDVRTGVKTEPLSPKNGTASQPMDHKPVVKADNDRRMVAARTEPLTPNAASKKQRPIKRGSESSSDSDSDSDRSSCSSRSSSSSSSSSSSCSRSRSGSSSSSSSSCSSASSSSSSSSSSSSSSSSSSSEESDSDEEEAQKRPEGTPHLKAYDEESVASLSTVQDETQDSFQMNNGTPNSNCILHGGYMLAASYWPKDRVIINRLDSICQTVLKGKWPSARRGYDSNTVASFYTTKLLDSPGAAAEYSEPSVPTPPNADVKEENDQSPQMSKVKTHVREKEFTVKINDEGGLKLIFQKQGLCQKRPFEPEDGTLGQQQYLARLHELQNASETCLANFPKSLPESGTSTQSTASANGVIVDDQPVLKKRRGRRRNVEGVDTLFMNQNKAPNHVCHGINAPQIAPGMNLALPYVQAQGLCDAESPVPVINLKDGTRLAGDDAPKRKDLEKWLNEHPGYVEDLGAFIPKMQLHEGRPKQKRHRCRNPNKLDINSLTGEERVQLINRRNARKVGGAFAPPLKDLCRFLKENSEYGVAPEWADVVKQSGFLPESMFDRILTGPVVREEVSRRGRRPKSETAKAAAASVTAANIPVNPLLANGLLPGVDLSTLQALQQNLQNFQSLQVTAGLMGMPAGLSTAGEGKNMAAVFPMLLSGMAGLPNLLGMGGLLTKSTESVSEEKKGNDSREPDPKKERTESQNTPNGGENSVSGSPSTSSAAAASPLALNPLLLSNILYPGMLLTPGLNLHIPALSQSNIFDVQNNENNGTGFTKPTEEKEEHSRVQDQEDARGTEPSSRNENSTDEGSEKADASSGSDSTSSSSEDSDSSDED, encoded by the exons CCTCCTTCCACAAAGAAAGCAGATGGTTCTGGGACATATGCTAAGCTGCAGAATACCCAGGTGAAATTTGTGTCtgagaagaagcagaaaaaaaaagtggaatcTGAAAGTAAGCAGGAGAAAGCTAACCGCATAATATCTGAGGCCatagcaaaagcaaaagaaagaggtgAGCGAAACATTCCGCGAGTAATGAGTCCGGAAAACTTCCCCAGTGTTTCatcagaaggaagagaagaaaaaaaaggcagaaaaattaaATCCAAACCAAAagataaagaaagcaaaaagcccAAGACTGGCTCATCTTCAAAAACTAAAGAGAGAGCAAAGATTGG CAAGCTTATTATTACTCTGggcaaaaagcagaagaggaaaaatgaATCTTCAGATGAAATGTCTGACACTAAGCAGACTACCCAGCAACCATTCAAAAATGAGACCTCTCAG AAAAGAAGATCAAATCGACAAATTAAACGGAAGAAATATGCAGAAGAAGGCGAAGGGAAACAATCTGAAGAAGAAGCCAAAGTTTcggtgaaaataaaaaagaacccTGCCCCTTTGCCTGCTGAGCAGCCTTTACAGTTATTTGTA GAAAACCCAAGTGAAGAAGATGCCGCAATTGTAGATAAAATCCTGTCATCCAGGATTATTAAGAAGGAA ATTCCTGGGGGAGTGACAATGGAAGTAGAGGAATTTTTTGTTAAATACAAAAACTA CTCATACCTTCATTGTGAATGGGCCACGGAACAACAGCTTCTAAAGGATAAAAGGATCCAGCAGAAAATCAAACGCTTCAAGCTGAGGCAAGCACAGAGAGCCCATTTTTTTGCAGAT ATGGAAGAAGAGCCTTTTAATCCTGATTATATTGAAGTCGATCGGGTGTTAGAAGTATCCTTTTGTGAAGATAAGGACACTGGTGAG CCTGTCACTTACTACTTAGTAAAATGGTGCTCATTGCCATATGAAGACAGCACATGGGAATTAAAGGAAGATGTAGATCAAGGAAAAATAGAAGAGTTTGAACAGCTGCAAGCTTTAAGGCCTGATTCGAGGCGACTG GACCGGCCTCCTCCTAATTCATGGAAGAAAATAGAATTGTCCAGGGAATATAAAAATGGCAACCAACTCAGGGAATACCAGTTGGAAGGGCTCAACTGGCTCCTTTTCAACTGGTATAACAG ACAAAACTGCATTTTAGCCGATGAAATGGGCCTTGGCAAAACCATCCAGTCAATAACATTCCTCTTTGAAATTCTCCTGACTGGTATAAGAGGACCTTTCTTGATCATTGCTCCACTTTCCACCATAGCAAACTGGGAAAGAGAGTTCCGCACGTGGACCGATCTTAATGTGGTGGTGTATCATGGGAGTATGATTAGTAGGCAGATGATACAGCAGTATGAGATGTATTTCAGGGATTCACAG GGTCGCATCATTAGAGGGACATACAAGTTCCAGGCCATAATTACCACATTTGAAATGATTCTTGGTGGCTGTCCAGAACTCAATGCTATTGAATGGCGCTGTGTCATTATTGATGAAGCACATAGATTGAAGAATAAAAACTGCAAACTTTTAGAAGGACTGAAACTCATGAATCTT GAGCACAAAGTGCTGTTGACAGGCACCCCACTTCAAAACACAGTGGAAGAGCTTTTTAGCCTTCTTCATTTCCTCGAGCCTCTTCGTTTTCCAGCAGAATCGACATTCATGCAGGAATTTGGAGACCTTAAAACAGAGGAGCAG GTACAAAAGCTGCAAGCTATCCTGAAACCAATGATGCTGAGAAGATTAAAAGAAGATGTAGAAAAGAAGTTAGCTCCCAAAGAAGAAACTATTATTGAAGTGGAGCTCACAAATATCCAGAAGAAGTATTATCGAGCTATTCTAGAGAAAAACTTTGCATTTTTGTCAAAAGGAGCTGGGCAAGCTAATGTCCCCAACTTAGTTAACACTATGATGGAACTCAGGAAATGCTGCAATCATCCCTATCTTATTAAAG GTGCTGAGGAAAAGATCTTAGGAGAATTTAGAGAGACCTACAGTCCATCTGCTCCCGATTTCCACCTGCAAGCAATGATCCAGTCTGCTGGGAAACTGGTCCTTATCGATAAACTTCTTCCAAAAATGAAAGCAGGGGGCCATAAGGTGCTTATCTTCTCTCAGATGGTTCGCTGCCTCGATATCCTTGAAGATTATCTTATACATAAAAG GTATCTGTATGAGCGAATTGATGGACGAGTAAGAGGAAACTTACGCCAGGCTGCCATTGACAGATTTAGCAAGCCAGACTCGGATCggtttgttttccttctgtgtaCCAGAGCTGGAGGACTGGGCATTAACTTAACTGCAGCCGATACTTGTATAATTTTTGATTCTGACTGGAATCCTCAGAATGATTTGCAG gcccaAGCTCGATGCCATAGGATCGGTCAAAACAAAGCAGTGAAAGTCTACAGACTGATAACTAGGAATTCGTATGAAAGAGAAATGTTTGACAGAGCGAGTCTGAAGCTTGGCCTCGATAAAGCTGTCTTACAGAGCATGAGCGGAAGAGAAAATAGTGTTGGTGGT ATCCAACAACTTTCCAAAAAAGAAATTGAGGATTTGCTTCGAAGAGGTGCATATGGTGCCATTATGGATGAAGAAGATGAAGGCTCTAAATTCTGTGAAGAAGATATAGATCAAATATTGCAGCGTCGTACAAAAACGATCACAATTGAATCTGAAGGAAGGGGTTCTACTTTTGCTAAG GCTAGTTTTGTTGCATCTGGAAATAGGACAGACATTTCCTTAGATGATCCCAACTTCTGGCAGAAGTGGGCCAAAAAGGCAGAAATAGACATAGACACCATCAGTGGTAGA AATAGCCTGGTTATTGACACTCCCAGAATCCGAAAGCAGACAAGGCCTTTCAGTGCCACAAAGGATGAACTCGCTGAGTTATCAGACATTGAAAGCGAAGGGGATGATAAACCAAAACTTCGCAGGCCTTACGATCGCGCCAATGGATATGGAAGAACAGAATGCTTTAGGGTGGAGAAAAATCTGCTAGTTTATGG GTGGGGTCGTTGGAGAGAGATTTTATCACATGGGCGCTTCAAGAGACAactgaatgagcaggatgtggaGATAATTTGCCGAGCTCTCCTAGCATATTGCCTTGTTCAttacagaggagatgaaaagATTAAAAGTTTCATATGGGACCTAATTACACCAACTGAGGATGGGCAAACTCGAGAGCTACAGAATCATCTAG GTTTGTCAGCCCCAGTCCCACGGGGTcgaaaaggaaagaaagttaaGACGCAAGCCAGCACATTTGATATACATAAAGCAGAATGGCTACGAAAGTATAATCCAGAGCATTTGTTGCAAGATGATGGCTATAAAAAACACATAAAACACCACTGCAACAA GGTCTTACTTCGAGTAAGAATGCTGTATTACTTGAAACAAGAAGTCATTGGTAATGAATGCCAAAAGGTTTTTGATGGGATTGATGCCAG TGAGATTGATCTATGGGTCCCCGAGCCAGATCATTCTGAGGTGCCAGCAGAATGGTGGGATACAGAAGCTGATAAGTCTCTATTAATAGGAGTTTTTAAACACG GTTACGAAAAGTACAACACAATCAGAGCAGATGCTGCCCTCTGCTTCTTGGAAAGAGTGGGAAAGCCTGATGACAAAGCAGTGGCCGCTGAACAGAGAGCAAATGATTATATTGATgg GGATGTAGAAGATCCGGAGTACAAACCAACCCCAGCAATGTTTAAAGACGATATGGAG GATGATGTATCATCACCGGGAGATCTCATAATAGCAGATGGAG ATGGTCATATGACTGAAGGGGACAAGCTTTATTGGCCAACGCAGTCTGCCCTAACAACGCGTTTGCGTCGCCTAATAACAGCGTACCAGCGTACCAGTAAAAACAGGCAAACCCAGCAAATTCAACCTGCATTTCCAGTTCAAACCTGTGTGATGCAGACTCCATATGAAGAAGCTGCTTTGAAtccaaaaatggctgccaaaaTTGAAAGACAACAAAG ATGGACAAGAAGAGAAGAAGCTGATTTCTACAGAGTGGTTTCAACTTTTGGAGTAGTGTTTGATCCTGACAGAGCCCAATTTGACTGGACAAAATTTAGAGCTATGGCTAGACTACATAAGAAAACGGATGAGAGTTTAGAGAAGTACTTTTATGCCTTCATGGCCATGTGCAGAAGAGTCTGTCGCCTCCCTTCAAAAGATG AACTTGTGGACCCAAATATTTTCATCCAACCAATCACAGAGGAACGTGCATCTCGAACCTTGTATCGAATTGAACTTCTCAGGAAGGTACGAGAACAGGCTGTCCGTCATCCACAAGTATTTGAACGGTTAAAACTTTGTCAGCCAAACCCAGACTTGCCTCTCTGGTGGGAGTGTGGGACACACGACTGGGATTTACTCATTGGAGCTGCAAAACATGGGGTTAGCAGGACAGATTACCACATCCTTCGAGATCCTGAACTTTCCTTTATGTCAGCCCAGAGGAACTACAGTCACAATAAAGTTGCACTTTCAAGGGCTCCTACTCCACTCCTGCACCAGTATCAGATGGCGCTGTCTGCTCCTCCTCTCACGCCTCAGACAAGACTGATAGATATTAAAGGAAGCACACTTGAGGATACAAAACTTAAGAATGAGAACCATAAGGAAGAAGCCCATTCTTCGGGAGAAGAGTCTATGTCTACTGAGGATGTGCGGACAGGAGTAAAGACTGAACCTTTGAGCCCAAAGAATGGCACAGCATCACAACCAATGGACCACAAACCGGTGGTGAAGGCTGATAATGATCGGCGTATGGTTGCGGCAAGGACAGAACCACTAACTCCCAATGCTGCTTCCAAAAAACAGAGGCCAATCAAGAGAGGATCGGAATCCAGCTCCGATTCCGACTCTGATTCCGACAGATCGTCCTGTTCTTCCAGATCCTCTTCGTCTTCGtcatcctcatcttcctcttGCTCACGTTCCAGATCAGGATCCAGCTCTTCATCCtcctcttcttgttcttctgcatcatcgtcatcgtcctcttcctcttcttcgtcatcgtcatcatcttcgTCTTCATCAGAAGAGAGCGATAGTGATGAGGAAGAGGCACAAAAGAGAC cagaaGGAACTCCTCACTTAAAAGCATATGATGAAGAGAGTGTAGCTTCCCTAAGTACTGTGCAGGATGAAACCCAGGACAGTTTCCAAATGAATAATGGAACACCAAATTCTAACTGTATTTTACATGGTGGCTATATGTTGGCGGCTTCCTACTGGCCCAAG GATCGAGTTATCATTAACCGCCTGGATAGTATTTGTCAAACAGTCTTGAAAGGTAAATGGCCTTCTGCAAGGAGAGGTTACGACAGCAATACTGTAGCTTCCTTCTATACCACCAAGCTTCTAGACAGTCCAGGTGCTGCTGCAGAGTACAGTGAGCCCAGTGTACCAACCCCTCCCAACGCAGAtgttaaagaagaaaatgatcaGTCACCACAGATGTCAAAGGTGAAGACGCATGTACGGGAAAAGGAGTTTACAGTGAAAATCAATGac GAAGGtggtttgaaattgatttttcagAAACAGGGGCTTTGTCAGAAAAGGCCATTTGAACCTGAAGATGGTACATTAGGACAGCAGCAGTACCTTGCCAGGCTACACGAACTCCAGAATGCGTCAGAGACCTGCCTTGCGAATTTTCCAAAGTCTCTGCCAGAATCAG GAACTTCCACCCAATCAACAGCGAGTGCAAATGGAGTAATAGTTGATGACCAGCCTGTAttaaaaaagaggagaggaaggagaaggaatgtGGAAGGAGTTGATACTTTGTTTATGAACCAAAACAAAGCACCTAACCAT GTTTGTCATGGCATTAATGCCCCTCAGATTGCTCCGGGAATGAACCTAGCCCTTCCGTATGTACAAGCTCAAGGCCTGTGTGATGCAGAAAGTCCAGTTCCAGTTATTAACTTGAAAGATGGAACCAGACTTGCAGGTGATGATGCTCCCAAAAGAAAAGATTTGGAAAAATGGCTTAACGAACATCCTGGATATGTTGAAGATTTAGGGGCTTTTATTCCT AAAATGCAGCTTCACGAGGGGagacccaaacaaaaaaggcaccgGTGCCGCAATCCTAATAAGCTGGACATTAATAGCCTTACGGGGGAAGAACGTGTTCAACTGATCAATAGGAGAAATGCTAGAAAG GTAGGAGGTGCGTTTGCTCCCCCACTGAAAGATCTGTGCAGATTCCTGAAAGAGAATTCTGAATATGGAGTCGCTCCTGAATGGGCCGATGTTGTAAAACAATCT GGATTTCTTCCGGAAAGCATGTTTGACCGTATTCTCACAGGGCCTGTTGTACGAGAAGAAGTGAGCCGGAGGGGGAGAAGGCCTAAAAGTGAGACAGCCAAGGCAGCAGCTGCTTCTGTCACAGCAGCAAACATACCAGTCAACCCTTTGCTAGCCAATGGGCTACTCCCAGGAGTGGATCTGTCAACTCTCCAGGCCTTACAGCAAAACCTGCAAAATTTTCAGTCCTTACAAGTGACAGCAGGCTTAATGGGGATGCCCGCGGGCCTGAGCACTgctggagaggggaaaaacatgGCTGCTGTATTTCCCATGCTGCTTTCAGGAATGGCTGGCTTACCAAATTTGCTAGGAATGGGAGGACTCCTAACAAAATCGACAGAATCTGTTTCTgaggagaaaaagggaaatgACTCCAGAGAGCCTGATCCGAAAAAAGAGAGGACAGAAAGCCAGAACACACCCAACGGTGGAGAAAACTCTGTGTCTGGGTCTCCTTCTACATCGTCGGCTGCAGCTGCCAGTCCCTTAGCTCTTAACCCCTTACTGTTGTCCAATATACTTTATCCAGGGATGCTTCTCACTCCAGGCCTTAATCTCCATATCCCAGCTTTATCCCAATCGAATATTTTTGATGTACAGAACAATGAAAACAATGGCACAGGCTTCACTAAGCctacagaagaaaaggaggaacatTCTCGGGTTCAGGATCAAGAAGACGCAAGGGGAACAGAGCCTAGCTCTCGCAACGAGAACAGCACAGACGAGGGTTCAGAGAAAGCTGACGCTTCCTCGGGATCAGACAGTACGTCGTCCTCATCTGAGGATTCAGATTCTAGTGATGAAGACTGA